Proteins found in one Scardovia inopinata JCM 12537 genomic segment:
- a CDS encoding uracil-xanthine permease family protein, with the protein MALTKIWKLHGDGKHIAPGEVIEPEERLTWVRTAGIGAQHVIAMFGATFLVPILTGFDPSTTLFFTALSTALFLLINNNKLPSYLGSSFAFIAPIGAVTAAHHGLEGFQLASFGILCTGLALALIGLIVHFVGSRWIDIVMPPVVNGAIVAIIGFNLAPSAWNNFKTDPITALVTLLAVMLISVLFKGLIGRLNILLGVIVGYIVACFRHKVKFAAISQAAWFGLPTFHTPKANLNILSMFLPVVLVLIAENIGHVKSVSLMTGRNYDDRIGRSLFADGLGTVFAGLGGGSGTTTYAENIGVMAATKVYSTAAYWFAAFFALILSLCPKFGAMINTIPAGVLGGVTTLLYGMIGMLGIRIWVENRVDFAKPVNMTVGAVTMIIGIADFTFAIQGVSFNGIAIGSLTALAAYHLLKLLGRLTGVITDNSDYITSKETDPAALSGTLSQENLAQKESQTD; encoded by the coding sequence ATGGCCTTGACTAAGATATGGAAACTTCACGGAGACGGCAAGCATATAGCACCGGGAGAGGTTATTGAACCAGAAGAACGATTGACCTGGGTTAGGACAGCAGGGATTGGTGCTCAGCATGTTATTGCTATGTTTGGGGCAACTTTCCTGGTTCCTATCCTGACAGGATTTGATCCCTCGACAACGCTTTTCTTTACTGCTCTGTCAACGGCTCTCTTCCTTTTAATTAACAACAATAAGCTACCTAGTTATCTGGGTAGCTCTTTTGCTTTTATCGCTCCTATTGGAGCTGTCACAGCTGCTCATCATGGTTTGGAAGGCTTCCAGCTGGCTTCCTTCGGCATTCTCTGCACCGGTCTAGCCCTGGCCCTGATTGGCCTGATTGTTCATTTTGTAGGATCCAGGTGGATTGATATTGTCATGCCTCCCGTGGTCAACGGAGCTATTGTGGCTATTATAGGTTTCAATCTGGCTCCCAGTGCCTGGAATAATTTCAAGACAGATCCTATTACTGCCCTGGTAACCCTTTTGGCGGTCATGCTCATTTCTGTTCTTTTTAAGGGTCTGATTGGACGACTCAATATTTTGCTTGGCGTGATTGTTGGCTATATTGTTGCCTGCTTCCGGCATAAGGTGAAGTTTGCTGCCATCAGTCAGGCTGCCTGGTTTGGCCTGCCAACTTTCCACACTCCCAAGGCAAATTTAAACATTCTGAGCATGTTTCTGCCTGTTGTTTTAGTTCTGATTGCCGAGAATATTGGACACGTTAAGTCTGTCTCCCTCATGACCGGACGCAATTATGATGACCGCATTGGCCGTTCCCTCTTTGCCGATGGTCTGGGTACTGTTTTCGCCGGATTGGGAGGAGGCTCCGGTACCACAACCTATGCTGAGAATATTGGAGTTATGGCTGCGACCAAGGTCTATTCAACCGCTGCTTATTGGTTTGCTGCTTTCTTTGCCCTGATCCTGAGTCTGTGCCCCAAGTTTGGTGCCATGATTAATACCATTCCAGCCGGAGTTTTGGGGGGAGTAACCACTCTCCTCTATGGCATGATAGGCATGCTGGGTATTCGTATCTGGGTGGAAAACAGGGTTGATTTTGCTAAACCGGTAAATATGACTGTCGGCGCTGTCACCATGATTATTGGTATTGCTGATTTTACTTTTGCCATTCAAGGGGTAAGCTTCAATGGTATTGCTATCGGGTCCCTTACTGCTCTGGCTGCTTATCATCTTCTCAAGCTTTTGGGCAGGCTGACCGGTGTCATAACTGACAACTCAGATTACATCACAAGTAAAGAAACTGACCCGGCTGCCTTGTCGGGGACTCTGTCTCAGGAAAATCTGGCTCAGAAAGAAAGTCAGACTGACTGA
- the ybeY gene encoding rRNA maturation RNase YbeY, with product MSVDITNETGWEVQPMVFSDLAMWTMDQMRVSPQSDLSIAFIDPQPMAELHVRWMGLEGPTDVMSFPMDQLRPGDEDNRPEGLLGDIILCPQVASMQAAAAGHSTIEEMMLLTIHGVLHLLGYDHKKPDEEKRMFALQRQLLLTFLSQRPGALVDVLPPGQEPDTDVEGLINHD from the coding sequence ATGAGCGTAGACATTACTAACGAAACCGGTTGGGAGGTCCAGCCCATGGTCTTTTCAGATTTGGCCATGTGGACCATGGACCAGATGAGGGTCAGCCCTCAGAGTGATCTTTCCATAGCTTTCATCGATCCCCAGCCCATGGCTGAGCTCCATGTTCGTTGGATGGGCCTGGAAGGCCCTACTGATGTTATGAGTTTCCCCATGGATCAACTCCGGCCCGGAGATGAGGATAACCGGCCAGAAGGGCTCCTAGGCGATATTATTCTCTGTCCCCAGGTAGCCAGTATGCAGGCTGCTGCCGCTGGCCATTCCACTATAGAAGAAATGATGCTGCTGACCATTCATGGGGTCCTTCATCTTTTGGGCTATGATCATAAGAAACCAGATGAAGAAAAGCGCATGTTTGCCCTTCAGCGCCAGTTGCTGCTGACTTTTCTCTCTCAAAGGCCGGGTGCCCTGGTTGATGTACTGCCGCCGGGCCAGGAGCCCGACACTGATGTTGAGGGGTTGATCAATCATGACTAG
- a CDS encoding SufS family cysteine desulfurase → MTAISIDSIRDQFPILARKVHGYPLVYLDSAATAQKPQAVIDAESDFYRTINAGVHRGAHALAAESTEAYEAARGDIARLVGANSQPGQEEIVVTSGATAGLNLLATAFGNASLDRSNKPASRFALHPGDNIVVTRAEHHSVLLPFQELAKRTGASLTWLDLTEDGRIRTDDHMLESVITDRTKIVAFTYVSNVTGAITDVEPIVRRAHQVGALTILDACQAVPHFALDVHALQVDFAAFSAHKMYGPTGAGFLYGKRELLEALPPASFGGSMVELAWMNKPARYMDPPARFEAGTQPVAQVVGAGAAARWMQEIGLDTFEAHEKKLTHRLLQLSSIDSVRILGPVTEENRIATVSFEVEGVHPHDVGQFIDSQGIAIRVGHHCAQPVHRHFGLYASNRASVGIYNTLADVDALLDAVSRVRKFFHA, encoded by the coding sequence GCTGAATCTGACTTCTATCGAACCATTAATGCCGGGGTTCACCGCGGTGCTCATGCGTTGGCCGCCGAAAGCACAGAGGCCTATGAGGCTGCCCGGGGCGATATTGCCAGACTGGTTGGTGCCAACAGCCAGCCTGGACAGGAAGAAATAGTGGTCACTTCAGGTGCAACGGCTGGTTTGAATCTTTTGGCTACAGCTTTTGGAAATGCCAGCCTGGACCGGTCAAACAAGCCGGCTTCCCGTTTCGCCCTCCACCCGGGTGACAATATTGTGGTCACCAGGGCGGAGCATCATTCTGTCCTCCTGCCTTTTCAGGAGTTGGCAAAACGAACCGGGGCCAGTTTGACCTGGTTGGATTTGACAGAGGACGGACGGATTCGCACCGATGATCACATGCTGGAGTCAGTTATAACTGACAGAACAAAAATAGTTGCTTTTACATATGTATCAAATGTGACAGGGGCTATTACTGACGTTGAGCCTATTGTCAGGCGGGCTCATCAGGTGGGAGCTCTGACTATTCTGGATGCCTGCCAGGCGGTTCCTCACTTTGCTCTTGATGTGCATGCCCTTCAGGTAGATTTTGCTGCTTTCAGCGCTCATAAAATGTATGGTCCCACAGGAGCCGGCTTCCTCTATGGGAAACGGGAACTACTGGAAGCCCTGCCCCCTGCCAGTTTCGGCGGATCAATGGTGGAACTAGCCTGGATGAATAAACCGGCTCGATACATGGACCCTCCTGCTCGCTTTGAAGCTGGAACCCAGCCTGTAGCACAGGTAGTAGGGGCCGGGGCTGCAGCCCGATGGATGCAGGAGATTGGTCTTGACACTTTTGAAGCTCATGAAAAAAAGTTGACACACCGTCTGCTCCAGCTGTCTTCTATTGATTCTGTGCGAATTTTGGGACCGGTAACAGAAGAAAATCGCATTGCTACTGTGTCATTTGAAGTAGAAGGAGTCCACCCTCACGATGTGGGGCAGTTTATCGATTCCCAGGGGATAGCTATTAGGGTAGGCCATCACTGTGCTCAGCCCGTACATAGACATTTCGGTCTCTATGCTTCCAATCGGGCATCGGTGGGAATCTACAACACTCTAGCTGATGTAGATGCTCTTCTTGACGCAGTCAGCCGTGTGCGGAAATTCTTCCATGCCTAG
- the glgC gene encoding glucose-1-phosphate adenylyltransferase, whose product MAKKNPKILSIVLAGGEGTRLMPLTKERAKPAVPFGGMYRLIDFPLSNLVNSKYRQIIVLTQYKSHSLDRHISKMWHFSSLLNNYVSTVPAQQRLGKRWYLGSADAIAQTINIIEDVRPDIVVILGADHVYRMDYRQMVQSHIDTGAEFTVAAIRQPVSQSDQFGVINTDPNNRKMITNFEEKPATAQGLPDAPDLMLASMGNYVANTDALFEALKLDAEDPQSKHDMGTNIAPYFAARRQAGVYDFHDNDVPGSNSQDRDYWRDVGTLKQFYDAHMDLIAHVPEFDLYNMEWPIYSNVGSLPPAKFVHANSGRMGHAVESMVCPGVIISGGEVNHSVISRSVRVHSWAQVNDSVIMDRCDIQRYSRIEKAILDKDVVVKEHATIGVNRQKDLDRGMTVTPEGITVVPKGTVVEA is encoded by the coding sequence ATGGCAAAAAAGAACCCAAAGATTCTATCCATTGTTCTAGCAGGGGGCGAAGGAACCCGTTTGATGCCCTTGACTAAGGAACGGGCCAAGCCGGCTGTTCCTTTTGGAGGCATGTATCGACTCATCGATTTTCCACTGAGTAATTTGGTCAACTCAAAATATCGGCAGATTATTGTTCTGACTCAATATAAGTCTCATTCTCTTGACCGGCACATCTCGAAGATGTGGCATTTCTCCTCCCTGCTCAACAATTATGTATCCACTGTACCTGCCCAGCAGCGGCTGGGTAAGCGCTGGTATCTGGGAAGCGCCGACGCCATTGCACAGACTATTAATATTATTGAGGATGTACGCCCCGATATTGTGGTCATCCTGGGGGCCGATCATGTCTATCGGATGGACTACCGGCAAATGGTTCAATCTCATATTGATACCGGAGCAGAGTTCACGGTAGCAGCTATCAGGCAGCCCGTTTCTCAGTCTGACCAGTTTGGGGTAATCAACACAGACCCCAATAACCGCAAGATGATCACTAATTTCGAAGAAAAACCGGCTACTGCTCAGGGTTTGCCTGATGCACCAGATCTGATGCTGGCTTCGATGGGCAATTATGTGGCTAATACCGATGCCCTCTTTGAAGCCCTGAAGCTGGATGCAGAGGATCCGCAATCCAAGCACGATATGGGAACCAATATTGCCCCTTATTTTGCCGCCCGTCGTCAAGCAGGTGTGTATGATTTCCACGACAACGATGTGCCTGGCTCAAACAGCCAGGATCGCGACTATTGGCGTGATGTAGGTACTCTCAAGCAGTTCTACGATGCTCACATGGACCTGATTGCCCATGTTCCTGAGTTTGACCTGTACAACATGGAATGGCCAATTTACAGCAACGTAGGATCCCTGCCTCCGGCCAAGTTTGTCCACGCTAATTCAGGCCGTATGGGACATGCTGTAGAGTCCATGGTTTGCCCTGGGGTCATTATTTCCGGCGGCGAGGTCAATCATTCTGTTATTTCTCGCAGCGTCCGTGTTCATTCCTGGGCTCAGGTGAACGATTCGGTCATTATGGATAGGTGCGATATTCAGCGCTACTCCCGGATTGAGAAGGCCATCCTCGACAAGGATGTAGTCGTTAAAGAACATGCCACCATAGGGGTTAACCGTCAGAAAGATCTGGACAGGGGTATGACCGTTACTCCCGAAGGGATTACCGTTGTTCCTAAGGGGACGGTAGTGGAAGCCTAA
- a CDS encoding HAD hydrolase-like protein — protein MSRNLVLLDLDGTLTKSDPGILTAVRYAYRVLNTPIPTSEELETFIGPPLIDSFLLHGFPQRQQALEAVDTYRHAYMGEAMFDDPHHPGQKIPAMYLADVYQGVFQALTDLHQAGYQLAIATCKPEPQTFKICDYFHIGSYCDGVYGASLDTSRIHKDQVIAYAFQGMGFNPDRGDRAIMVGDRWTDIDGGHAQGLTTVGVSWGYAHPGELAEHGAEIIIDKVSDLPSAVEQSFHGSGR, from the coding sequence ATGTCTCGAAATTTAGTTCTTTTGGACCTGGATGGAACACTTACCAAGTCAGATCCGGGGATTCTTACTGCTGTCCGCTACGCCTACAGAGTTTTGAATACACCAATTCCCACTTCTGAGGAACTGGAGACTTTCATTGGGCCGCCCCTGATTGATTCTTTCCTCCTGCATGGTTTTCCTCAGCGGCAGCAGGCACTGGAAGCTGTGGACACCTATCGTCATGCCTATATGGGAGAGGCCATGTTTGATGATCCTCATCATCCCGGTCAGAAAATTCCCGCTATGTATCTGGCTGATGTTTATCAGGGAGTTTTTCAGGCTCTGACTGACCTGCATCAGGCTGGATATCAGCTGGCCATTGCCACCTGCAAACCGGAACCTCAGACTTTCAAAATCTGCGATTATTTTCATATTGGTTCTTATTGTGATGGTGTCTATGGGGCTAGTCTAGACACCAGCCGGATTCATAAGGATCAGGTCATTGCCTACGCTTTTCAGGGAATGGGTTTCAATCCTGACCGGGGAGATCGGGCCATTATGGTTGGAGATCGATGGACTGACATTGACGGCGGGCATGCCCAGGGTCTGACTACTGTGGGTGTTTCCTGGGGCTACGCTCATCCGGGAGAGCTGGCTGAGCATGGGGCAGAAATTATTATTGACAAGGTATCAGATTTGCCTTCGGCTGTTGAGCAGTCTTTTCATGGGTCAGGCCGGTAA
- a CDS encoding TrmH family RNA methyltransferase encodes MTIIPVDSLDDDRLAAYTRLTEVQLRNRLEPDKGIFIAESPKVIDRALAAGVQPLSFLVEGSWLDSMKDLFSAAEKRWGYDIPVFVAGFDLLHKITGYRLHRGALSAMRRWKLPTVEDICRDAHRVAVLENIVDYTNVGAIMRSAAALNVDAVLLTPSCADPLYRRAARVSMGTVFQVPWTRIGGDNPHAWPQPSIHQLTDLGFTTVSMALTDDSISLDQLVSRKIDRLALIFGTEGDGLSRRTLAAADLTVKIPMSHQVDSLNVAASSAVAFYATMTGRK; translated from the coding sequence ATGACAATAATTCCGGTTGATTCCCTGGATGATGACCGCCTGGCGGCCTATACCCGACTGACTGAGGTTCAGTTGCGCAACCGTTTAGAGCCCGACAAAGGGATCTTCATTGCAGAGAGTCCTAAAGTCATAGACAGAGCCCTGGCTGCCGGAGTTCAGCCCCTGTCCTTTTTGGTTGAGGGATCATGGCTGGATTCTATGAAAGACCTTTTCTCTGCTGCAGAAAAAAGATGGGGATATGATATTCCTGTCTTCGTGGCTGGTTTCGATCTGCTTCATAAGATTACCGGCTATCGGCTTCATCGAGGGGCTCTCAGCGCTATGCGCCGCTGGAAACTGCCGACAGTTGAAGATATCTGCAGGGATGCCCACCGAGTAGCAGTTCTGGAAAATATTGTAGATTATACCAATGTTGGTGCTATTATGCGGTCAGCAGCGGCCTTGAACGTGGATGCTGTTCTCTTGACACCCTCCTGTGCTGATCCTCTTTACCGGCGGGCAGCCCGAGTTTCTATGGGAACTGTTTTTCAGGTGCCCTGGACCCGGATTGGGGGTGATAACCCTCACGCCTGGCCTCAGCCATCGATTCATCAGCTGACTGACTTGGGATTCACCACAGTATCCATGGCTTTGACTGATGACTCCATCAGTCTTGACCAGCTGGTCAGCAGAAAGATTGATCGACTGGCCCTGATTTTTGGCACTGAGGGTGACGGATTGAGCAGGCGGACTTTGGCTGCGGCAGATCTGACCGTTAAAATCCCTATGAGCCATCAGGTAGATTCCCTGAATGTGGCAGCATCCAGTGCTGTTGCTTTTTATGCAACTATGACAGGAAGGAAATAA
- the sufU gene encoding Fe-S cluster assembly sulfur transfer protein SufU, translated as MDNFGLSSDDLELMYQEVILEASKNPHGKAHFADDITSADSEDQAGESSLSGSSTTLQASHEYCVPAQSHQFNPTCGDEVTVRVELSDGSDGKPIRIESLAWDGQGCSISQASLSIMYDLVRGKTVDQAMELDKTFHQLMNSRGRGLDDEAAADSLEDAIVFQGASQYPMRIKCALLGWEGLKDSMANALVQIEQTASVNGSHSSSQH; from the coding sequence GTGGATAATTTTGGTTTAAGTAGTGACGATTTAGAGCTCATGTATCAGGAAGTTATTCTGGAAGCTTCTAAAAATCCTCATGGGAAAGCTCATTTCGCAGATGATATCACCTCAGCAGATTCAGAGGACCAGGCCGGGGAATCTTCCTTGAGCGGATCCAGTACAACCCTGCAGGCCAGTCATGAATATTGTGTTCCAGCTCAGTCCCACCAGTTTAATCCCACCTGCGGGGATGAAGTAACGGTCAGGGTTGAACTTTCCGATGGATCTGACGGCAAGCCGATCAGAATTGAGAGTCTTGCCTGGGATGGGCAGGGCTGTTCCATTTCACAAGCCAGTCTGTCTATTATGTATGATTTGGTTCGCGGAAAAACTGTCGACCAGGCAATGGAATTGGATAAAACTTTTCATCAATTGATGAATTCCCGGGGCAGGGGATTGGACGATGAGGCTGCTGCTGATTCTTTGGAAGATGCCATTGTTTTTCAGGGAGCTTCTCAATACCCCATGAGAATCAAATGCGCCCTCCTGGGCTGGGAGGGACTGAAAGATTCCATGGCAAATGCCCTGGTTCAGATTGAACAGACAGCATCCGTTAACGGTTCTCACAGCAGTTCTCAGCATTAA
- a CDS encoding histidine triad nucleotide-binding protein, with amino-acid sequence MTENIQDKKETRGQVNSADSQEDCLFCKIIAGQVPSRAIYENETTYAFADINPKAKVHVLVVSKKHYRNVYELAQANPAELVDMINVAQTIADKEYHGHFRLEFNTGEDAGQSVFHVHAHVLTGEKLEE; translated from the coding sequence ATGACAGAAAATATACAGGACAAGAAAGAGACCAGAGGACAGGTTAATTCAGCAGACAGTCAGGAAGATTGCCTTTTTTGCAAGATTATTGCTGGTCAGGTTCCCAGCAGGGCAATTTATGAGAATGAAACAACGTATGCCTTTGCTGATATTAACCCTAAGGCTAAAGTTCATGTGCTGGTAGTATCGAAAAAGCATTATCGGAATGTTTATGAATTAGCTCAAGCCAATCCTGCCGAGCTGGTAGATATGATCAACGTTGCCCAGACCATTGCTGATAAGGAATATCACGGTCATTTTCGGCTTGAATTCAATACAGGTGAAGACGCAGGTCAGTCTGTTTTCCATGTTCATGCCCATGTTCTCACCGGCGAAAAATTGGAGGAGTAA
- a CDS encoding metal-sulfur cluster assembly factor — MTEETSQKSQKNHISQETQTASAGDGQTARQPVETEYQGITITSLDDIGRATAEDIRQALHQVMDPELGIDVIDLGLVYGIEIDYLGRCIITMTLTTPACPLTDLIEDECASALAGLVEEFRVDWTWTPPWNIDMITPEGAEQLAALGFNVNNLPRAYA, encoded by the coding sequence ATGACAGAAGAAACTTCTCAGAAATCTCAGAAAAATCATATATCTCAGGAGACTCAGACAGCGTCAGCTGGTGACGGTCAGACGGCCAGGCAGCCTGTGGAAACCGAATACCAGGGGATTACCATTACCTCGCTTGATGACATAGGCAGGGCAACGGCTGAAGATATCAGGCAGGCCCTTCATCAGGTGATGGATCCGGAACTGGGCATTGATGTCATTGATCTGGGCCTGGTCTATGGGATTGAAATTGACTACCTGGGCCGCTGCATCATTACCATGACTTTGACAACCCCGGCCTGCCCTCTGACTGATCTGATAGAAGATGAATGCGCCAGCGCCCTGGCCGGCCTGGTGGAAGAGTTTCGGGTTGACTGGACCTGGACTCCTCCTTGGAATATCGATATGATTACTCCGGAAGGTGCCGAACAGTTGGCAGCCCTGGGGTTTAACGTCAATAATCTGCCTCGGGCTTACGCCTGA
- a CDS encoding 16S rRNA (uracil(1498)-N(3))-methyltransferase, whose translation MTAPLFLIQPHDLTAASANQLFQLPPSARQHAFKAMRLSKDDLLEISDGAGNRLRAQVVNPQEGTVRIVSEQYEPQPSIKLGLVQALAKSDRDEQAIEMATEIGVDFILPWQADRSIVQWKGPKAARGLRKWQDQLIMATEQSRRSRIPRLNPLVASSGLEEWIRKEVDAGSQVLLLHQDADLSWSQVSLPETSPMISVIVGPEGGISDKEVEAFAAAGAKPVLLGHTILRASSAGPVALALLSGALGRF comes from the coding sequence ATGACAGCCCCGCTTTTCCTGATTCAGCCGCATGATTTGACAGCTGCCTCTGCAAATCAGCTTTTTCAGCTCCCTCCCTCGGCACGGCAGCATGCGTTTAAAGCCATGCGTCTGAGCAAGGATGATCTTCTTGAAATCAGCGATGGGGCCGGGAATCGTCTGAGAGCACAGGTAGTTAATCCTCAGGAGGGCACGGTGAGGATTGTGTCTGAACAGTATGAGCCTCAGCCTTCTATAAAACTTGGCCTGGTCCAGGCCCTCGCCAAATCCGACCGGGATGAGCAGGCTATTGAAATGGCTACGGAAATTGGGGTAGATTTTATTTTGCCCTGGCAGGCTGACCGCAGTATTGTTCAATGGAAAGGTCCCAAAGCAGCCAGAGGACTGCGCAAGTGGCAAGACCAGCTGATTATGGCGACAGAGCAGTCTCGCCGGTCCAGGATTCCCCGTCTGAATCCCCTGGTGGCATCGTCTGGTTTGGAAGAATGGATCAGGAAAGAGGTCGATGCCGGCTCCCAGGTTCTGCTGCTCCACCAGGATGCAGACTTGTCGTGGAGTCAGGTTTCACTGCCGGAAACAAGCCCTATGATTTCTGTGATCGTTGGCCCCGAAGGAGGAATCAGCGATAAGGAAGTTGAAGCTTTCGCTGCCGCAGGAGCCAAGCCGGTTCTCTTGGGCCACACTATTCTTCGGGCTTCCAGCGCCGGTCCGGTAGCCCTGGCCCTTTTATCCGGAGCTCTCGGCAGGTTTTAG
- a CDS encoding PhoH family protein, whose protein sequence is MASTTRTIVIPQELNPVTVFGPQDDVIRLVEKAYPDLSIAVRGNRVAIVSTSVKTESQAAEAEAFIHELIDAAYLAPLHADDVNRILSRRMSPKMGRQGSRSSRSQNPVFTDRPRSRGQTFFFPGATGSSAPMAGRIPSVITMAHGVPVRAKTAGQLAYINAIESHTITFAIGPAGTGKTYLAVAKAVRAFDDGLVRRIVLTRPAVEAGESLGFLPGTLDQKVDPYLRPLYDALSDMLGNERMQRYLADNTIEVAPLAYMRGRTLNDAYVILDEAQNTTQHQMKMFLTRLGFNTRMVITGDSTQVDFAVRNSGLKNIEDILADVPDIAFIHLGSDDVVRHSLVGTIVTAYENYDRHVHGRQQVGEEKAGKAR, encoded by the coding sequence ATGGCTTCTACCACACGAACCATTGTTATTCCGCAGGAACTGAATCCTGTCACCGTTTTTGGCCCCCAGGATGATGTTATCCGTTTGGTGGAGAAAGCTTATCCTGATTTGTCCATAGCTGTCAGAGGAAACAGGGTAGCCATAGTTTCCACTTCTGTCAAAACTGAAAGTCAGGCTGCAGAAGCTGAGGCCTTTATTCATGAGCTCATTGATGCTGCCTATCTGGCTCCTCTGCATGCCGACGATGTGAACCGCATTCTTTCCCGCAGGATGTCGCCGAAGATGGGTCGCCAGGGAAGCCGCAGTTCGCGGAGTCAGAACCCTGTCTTCACAGACCGTCCCCGGTCTCGCGGACAGACTTTTTTCTTCCCCGGTGCTACAGGGTCATCTGCACCCATGGCGGGACGGATCCCCAGTGTGATTACCATGGCCCACGGGGTTCCGGTCAGGGCAAAAACTGCCGGCCAGCTTGCTTACATTAATGCTATTGAATCGCATACCATTACTTTTGCCATTGGGCCTGCAGGAACCGGGAAGACCTATCTTGCTGTAGCTAAAGCAGTCAGGGCCTTTGATGATGGTCTTGTCCGCAGGATTGTCCTCACCCGGCCAGCCGTTGAAGCGGGAGAATCTCTGGGTTTTCTGCCCGGCACCCTGGATCAGAAGGTCGATCCTTACTTACGGCCCCTCTATGATGCCCTGTCAGACATGCTGGGTAATGAGCGCATGCAGCGTTACCTGGCTGATAATACCATTGAAGTTGCTCCTTTGGCCTATATGCGTGGCCGGACTCTCAACGATGCCTATGTTATTTTGGATGAAGCACAAAATACCACCCAACACCAAATGAAGATGTTCCTGACCCGTTTGGGGTTTAATACCAGGATGGTCATCACGGGAGATTCTACTCAGGTTGATTTTGCCGTCCGCAATTCTGGCCTTAAAAATATTGAAGATATCCTGGCAGATGTTCCTGACATTGCCTTCATTCATCTGGGAAGTGATGACGTAGTCCGCCATTCCTTGGTGGGAACCATAGTCACCGCTTATGAGAACTATGATCGACACGTCCACGGCCGTCAGCAGGTAGGAGAAGAGAAGGCAGGTAAGGCACGATGA